From a single Halogeometricum sp. S3BR5-2 genomic region:
- a CDS encoding GcvT family protein has protein sequence MNATDLPDQSTTVVIGAGAVGCSVAYHLTELGADDVTVVDQGPLPVTGGSSVHAPGIMFQTSPSKVQTKAAYYTSRFLSDIGTYDEVGGIETARSEERMDFLRRRFEWATSYGLPDPELLSPEEVGERLPLVDEEEILGGYYSPTDGRVDGIETLQWYIENTPANFVGDTEVVDLEVSNGEITSVVTDKGRIDCDRCVIATNNWGYQTGQLAGLDLPIAPVEHQYVVTEPMEELADADSAVGDNTAGLDVPGNRAIQEYMSEGPNRPVGRDQDHSLYFRTHGDALGMGSYNHEALSVDPEEMGRNSEDQQSSVRGFTKKHWERPTHPDRDKSAKQAFDELLPASADQEYAVTENGIFVFTPDGMPAVGPTAQVDGLWTALAIWWTHSAGYGRIVAEWMENGVPRLPSGPVDSGGIHVRRFEPHAGEKDFFVDRGAKRYEQVYSIVEPRWQPDDHRGLRTSPFYEQQRDLGAEFVQSGGWESAQYYESNADLVDRYEDQIPEQDGWQGINRSPVQGAEHLHTREHVSMFDMTTFSSIMVSGEGSGEFLQRVCSNDMDIEEGKVRYSLLLNEGGGILADVTVVRLGDEEYMVTTGGGNSPRIHGSWLEEHAPETVSVHVEEGAKSTIGLWGPKSRLLLQRCTDADVSNDGFPYFSAKQMYVGEVPVIALRVSYVGELGWELWTPSEYGRRLWETLWEAGQDLDVRPMGGGALESMRLEKGFRLWGTDIDTDSNPFEAGLPFAVDMETDFIGKDALEAAKEEGIDSRITPLTLDDSTDIALSGRPVLKDGEAIGYVQAGDYGYTIGESIAYTYVPSEHAEAGTDVQIRCEGELYDATVREEPLFDPGREKIIR, from the coding sequence ATGAATGCCACGGACCTTCCTGATCAGTCGACGACTGTCGTCATCGGCGCGGGCGCGGTCGGGTGCAGCGTCGCATACCACTTGACGGAACTCGGCGCCGACGACGTCACCGTCGTCGACCAAGGCCCGCTTCCCGTCACCGGCGGGTCGTCGGTCCACGCGCCGGGGATCATGTTTCAGACGTCGCCGTCGAAGGTACAGACGAAGGCCGCCTACTACACCAGTCGCTTCCTCTCGGACATCGGCACGTACGACGAGGTCGGCGGCATCGAGACCGCCCGAAGCGAGGAGCGTATGGACTTCCTCCGACGTCGCTTCGAGTGGGCGACCTCCTACGGGCTTCCCGACCCCGAACTCCTCTCGCCCGAAGAGGTCGGCGAGCGACTCCCGTTGGTGGACGAGGAGGAGATTCTCGGCGGCTACTACTCCCCGACCGACGGCCGCGTCGACGGCATCGAGACGCTCCAGTGGTACATCGAAAATACGCCCGCGAACTTCGTCGGCGACACCGAAGTGGTGGACCTCGAGGTGTCGAACGGCGAGATAACATCGGTCGTCACCGACAAGGGGCGCATCGACTGCGACCGCTGCGTCATCGCGACGAACAACTGGGGCTACCAGACCGGCCAACTCGCCGGGCTCGACCTCCCCATCGCGCCGGTCGAACACCAGTACGTCGTCACCGAACCGATGGAAGAGTTGGCCGACGCCGACTCGGCCGTCGGCGACAACACGGCCGGACTCGACGTCCCGGGCAACCGCGCCATCCAGGAGTACATGAGCGAGGGACCCAACCGACCGGTGGGCCGCGACCAGGACCACTCGCTGTACTTCCGAACCCACGGCGACGCGCTCGGCATGGGGTCGTACAACCACGAGGCGCTGTCGGTCGACCCCGAGGAGATGGGTCGCAACAGCGAGGACCAGCAGTCGTCGGTCCGCGGATTCACCAAGAAGCACTGGGAGCGCCCGACCCACCCCGACCGCGACAAATCCGCCAAGCAGGCGTTCGACGAACTCCTGCCGGCAAGCGCCGACCAGGAGTACGCCGTCACCGAGAACGGCATCTTCGTGTTCACGCCGGACGGGATGCCCGCCGTCGGCCCGACGGCGCAGGTCGACGGCCTCTGGACCGCGCTGGCCATCTGGTGGACCCACTCCGCCGGCTACGGCCGCATCGTCGCCGAGTGGATGGAGAACGGCGTTCCGCGGCTCCCCTCGGGACCGGTCGACTCCGGCGGCATCCACGTCCGGCGCTTCGAACCCCACGCCGGCGAGAAGGACTTCTTCGTCGACCGCGGCGCCAAGCGCTACGAGCAGGTGTACAGCATCGTCGAACCGCGCTGGCAACCCGACGACCACCGCGGACTGCGCACGAGTCCGTTCTACGAGCAGCAGCGAGACCTCGGTGCGGAGTTCGTCCAGAGCGGCGGCTGGGAGTCGGCGCAGTACTACGAGTCCAACGCCGACCTCGTCGACCGGTACGAGGACCAGATTCCGGAGCAGGACGGCTGGCAGGGCATCAACCGCTCACCCGTCCAGGGAGCCGAACACCTCCACACGCGCGAGCACGTGTCGATGTTCGACATGACCACCTTCAGCTCGATTATGGTCTCGGGCGAGGGCAGCGGCGAGTTCCTCCAGCGGGTGTGCAGCAACGACATGGACATCGAGGAGGGGAAGGTGCGCTACTCGCTCCTCTTGAACGAGGGCGGCGGCATCCTCGCAGACGTCACCGTCGTCCGCCTCGGCGACGAGGAGTACATGGTGACGACCGGCGGCGGCAACTCCCCGCGCATCCACGGCTCGTGGCTCGAAGAGCACGCCCCCGAGACGGTTTCCGTCCACGTCGAGGAGGGCGCGAAATCCACCATCGGCCTCTGGGGTCCGAAGTCCCGCCTCCTGCTCCAGCGCTGTACCGACGCGGACGTCTCGAACGACGGCTTCCCGTACTTCAGCGCGAAGCAGATGTACGTGGGCGAGGTGCCCGTCATCGCGTTGCGCGTCTCGTACGTCGGCGAACTCGGGTGGGAACTGTGGACGCCCAGCGAGTACGGCCGGCGCCTCTGGGAGACGCTGTGGGAGGCCGGGCAGGACCTCGACGTGCGGCCGATGGGCGGCGGCGCCCTCGAATCGATGCGCCTCGAGAAGGGGTTCCGCCTCTGGGGGACCGACATCGACACCGACTCGAACCCGTTCGAGGCCGGTCTCCCGTTCGCCGTCGACATGGAGACCGACTTCATCGGTAAGGACGCGCTCGAAGCCGCGAAGGAGGAGGGAATCGACTCGCGCATCACTCCCCTCACGCTCGACGACTCGACCGACATCGCCCTGAGCGGACGGCCGGTGCTGAAAGACGGCGAGGCGATCGGATACGTCCAAGCCGGCGACTACGGGTACACCATCGGAGAGTCAATCGCGTACACGTACGTTCCGAGCGAACACGCCGAAGCCGGGACGGACGTGCAGATTCGGTGCGAGGGCGAACTGTACGACGCGACCGTGCGCGAGGAACCGCTGTTCGACCCCGGCCGGGAGAAGATCATCCGGTAA
- the ilvA gene encoding threonine ammonia-lyase: MTDDDADGLPVRYAEIEGARERLDDDSVVKQTPVERSTSLGEFVDAEVYLKMEHLQWTGSFKTRGAYNKISQDVERGVDEFIAASAGNHAQGVALAATKCGADSTIYMPENAPQTKVDATRDYGATVELVGKDFQETMSRAQSAVEGTDAEFVHAYDDTDIIAGQGTLGVEMYHDCPDVDTVVVPIGGGGLISGISTAIKHLSPETRVVGVQATGAETVHESLDKGMPVTLDEVDTIADGIATGGISRTTLDIIQQNVDEVVTVSDTEIARAILVLLERAKQVVEGAGAASVAAILSDELDVSGETVMPLLCGGNLDMTQLQTVLVHALTERRQLLQLRVHIDDQPGKMQEISGCIAAHGANIRNVRHDRSIEDLEVGEAYLVFDVETSGVEHAASIVDSLEEAGYPVADVTKARQDASR, translated from the coding sequence ATGACCGACGACGACGCGGACGGACTCCCCGTCCGGTACGCAGAGATCGAAGGGGCACGCGAACGCCTCGACGACGACAGTGTCGTAAAGCAGACGCCCGTCGAGCGGAGCACCTCGCTCGGCGAGTTCGTCGACGCGGAGGTCTACTTGAAGATGGAACACCTCCAGTGGACGGGCTCGTTCAAGACCAGGGGCGCGTACAACAAGATCAGCCAAGACGTCGAACGCGGCGTCGACGAGTTCATCGCCGCGAGCGCCGGCAATCACGCGCAGGGTGTCGCGCTGGCGGCGACGAAGTGCGGGGCCGACTCGACGATATACATGCCGGAGAACGCCCCGCAGACGAAGGTCGACGCGACGCGCGACTACGGCGCCACGGTCGAACTGGTCGGCAAGGACTTCCAAGAGACCATGTCGCGGGCGCAGTCGGCCGTCGAAGGGACGGACGCGGAGTTCGTCCACGCCTACGACGACACGGACATCATCGCCGGGCAGGGAACGCTGGGCGTCGAGATGTACCACGACTGCCCCGACGTCGACACGGTGGTCGTCCCCATCGGCGGCGGCGGGCTCATCTCCGGTATTTCGACGGCGATCAAACACCTCTCCCCGGAGACGCGCGTCGTCGGCGTGCAGGCGACCGGGGCGGAGACGGTCCACGAGAGTCTCGACAAGGGAATGCCGGTGACGCTCGACGAAGTCGACACCATCGCCGACGGAATCGCGACCGGCGGCATCTCGCGGACGACGCTCGACATCATCCAACAGAACGTCGACGAGGTGGTCACCGTCTCGGACACCGAAATCGCCCGCGCCATCCTCGTGCTCCTCGAACGGGCCAAACAGGTCGTCGAGGGGGCGGGCGCCGCGTCGGTCGCGGCGATTCTGAGCGACGAACTGGACGTGAGCGGCGAGACGGTGATGCCGCTGCTCTGCGGCGGGAATCTCGACATGACGCAGTTGCAGACGGTGTTGGTCCACGCGCTCACCGAACGACGACAGCTCCTCCAGCTTAGGGTGCACATCGACGACCAACCGGGGAAGATGCAGGAGATATCCGGCTGTATCGCCGCCCACGGAGCGAACATCCGCAACGTCCGCCACGACCGGTCCATCGAGGACCTCGAAGTCGGCGAGGCGTATCTCGTGTTCGACGTCGAGACCAGCGGCGTGGAGCACGCGGCGTCGATCGTCGACTCCCTCGAAGAGGCCGGCTATCCCGTCGCCGACGTGACGAAAGCCCGGCAGGACGCGTCTCGATGA
- a CDS encoding BCCT family transporter, which yields MPDDERTTGETSEGLQVELFHPDSDRAPGDTNIEKFGFDVHPVVFPISLVIIVAFVAATILLGDRASEVYGAVFAFINTNFGWFYIIAVNLFIATILYFAFSKYGTIRIGGVKAEKEFSDFSWTAMLFSAGMGIGLMFYSVAEPMWHFGNGASGSMVVPPAFTADGGTSAAATVAMAQTFFHWGFHPWAVYGLVGLGLAFFSFNRGLPLTFRSIFWPLLGERIYGWPGHVIDLVTVFATLFGLSTSLGLGVTQVNTGLSYVGGDILGLVSVPTGDIPQVVLIVSITAVAALSVAAGLEGGVKRLSTLNLYLMFAMLAFLFVVGPTLYVLGVLSGGVGAFLDNLFQLSFFTGIVGGGAQLGAYSVQGWMGNWTVFYWGWWIAWSPFVGMFIARISKGRTVREFVLGVLFLPALFSFVWLATFGGSALWIELVGSGGVATAVAEQGQATAMFAMLNQFPLGALSGLLATLLVITFFVTSSDSGSLVIDHLTSGGKHDVPKVQRIFWAVTEGAVAASLLVGGGLNALQTAVITTGLPFAVILVLMCYTVYLGLDNEYEILRSEQFADRIDHLTAEQDVDVVTNDSELVTEVRSSDAEGGD from the coding sequence ATGCCGGACGATGAGCGGACGACGGGGGAAACGTCCGAGGGACTGCAAGTAGAACTGTTCCACCCGGACTCCGACCGAGCACCCGGCGACACCAATATCGAGAAGTTCGGATTCGACGTTCACCCGGTCGTCTTCCCGATTTCGTTGGTGATCATCGTCGCGTTCGTCGCGGCGACCATCCTCCTCGGAGACCGGGCGTCCGAGGTTTACGGCGCAGTGTTCGCGTTCATCAACACGAACTTCGGGTGGTTCTACATCATCGCGGTGAACCTGTTCATCGCCACCATCCTCTACTTCGCCTTCAGCAAGTACGGTACCATCCGCATCGGCGGCGTAAAGGCGGAGAAGGAGTTCAGCGACTTCTCGTGGACGGCGATGCTGTTCAGCGCCGGGATGGGAATCGGGTTGATGTTCTACAGCGTCGCCGAACCGATGTGGCACTTCGGCAACGGAGCCTCCGGATCCATGGTCGTCCCGCCCGCGTTTACGGCGGACGGCGGGACGTCCGCGGCCGCCACCGTCGCGATGGCTCAGACGTTCTTTCACTGGGGGTTTCACCCCTGGGCCGTCTACGGCCTCGTCGGTCTCGGACTCGCCTTCTTCTCGTTCAATCGCGGTCTGCCACTGACGTTCCGATCCATCTTCTGGCCGCTACTCGGAGAGCGCATCTACGGGTGGCCGGGTCACGTCATCGACTTGGTGACCGTATTCGCCACGCTGTTCGGTCTCTCCACCTCGCTCGGACTGGGGGTCACGCAGGTCAACACGGGGCTCTCGTACGTCGGGGGCGACATCCTCGGCCTCGTGAGCGTCCCGACGGGAGATATCCCGCAGGTGGTTCTCATCGTCTCCATCACGGCGGTCGCAGCGCTCTCCGTCGCGGCCGGACTGGAGGGCGGGGTCAAACGACTGAGCACGCTGAACCTCTACTTGATGTTCGCCATGCTCGCGTTCCTGTTCGTCGTCGGACCGACGCTGTACGTCCTCGGAGTACTTTCGGGAGGGGTCGGTGCCTTCCTCGACAATCTGTTTCAGTTGAGCTTCTTCACCGGCATCGTCGGCGGGGGTGCACAACTCGGCGCGTACTCCGTCCAAGGGTGGATGGGGAACTGGACCGTCTTCTACTGGGGCTGGTGGATCGCGTGGTCGCCGTTCGTCGGGATGTTCATCGCGCGCATCTCGAAGGGAAGGACGGTTAGGGAGTTCGTTCTGGGCGTGCTGTTTCTCCCCGCACTGTTCTCGTTCGTCTGGCTGGCCACCTTCGGCGGCTCCGCGCTGTGGATCGAACTCGTCGGGAGCGGAGGCGTTGCGACCGCCGTCGCCGAGCAGGGACAGGCCACCGCGATGTTCGCCATGCTGAACCAGTTTCCGCTGGGGGCGCTCTCAGGACTCCTCGCGACGCTGCTCGTTATCACCTTTTTCGTCACGTCCTCCGACTCGGGGTCGCTGGTCATCGATCACCTGACCTCCGGCGGGAAGCACGACGTACCGAAAGTTCAGCGCATCTTCTGGGCCGTCACCGAGGGCGCCGTCGCGGCCAGCCTACTCGTCGGAGGGGGACTGAACGCACTGCAGACCGCCGTCATCACGACGGGGCTCCCGTTCGCGGTCATCCTCGTGCTGATGTGTTACACGGTGTACCTCGGGCTCGACAACGAGTACGAGATCCTCCGATCCGAACAGTTCGCCGACCGAATCGACCACCTGACCGCAGAGCAGGACGTGGACGTCGTGACCAACGACAGCGAACTCGTCACCGAGGTCAGGAGTTCCGACGCGGAAGGTGGTGACTGA
- the folE gene encoding GTP cyclohydrolase I, whose protein sequence is MDPHDQQRDRSYDAGDGTSPTVPTGVTESEEATPTTEATGTAEVAGSTGSTEAEGFDHEKAREGARLLLEAVGRDPDARGVSDTWTRRVPAMFETLTEGRREAAKPTMRTFEAETDGLVIKTGIPLYSMCEHHLLPFYGVAHVAYKPEASMVGLSKLVRYVRWRSRRLTTQEALTSGIATGLADELEAEGVVVEVTATHMCEAMRGVETATATTTHESVGELSSGDRERFRESVRDSDWTPDVF, encoded by the coding sequence ATGGACCCGCACGACCAGCAGCGTGACCGCAGCTACGACGCCGGGGACGGCACGTCACCGACCGTCCCGACCGGCGTGACCGAGTCCGAGGAGGCGACGCCGACAACCGAGGCCACCGGGACGGCCGAGGTGGCCGGGTCGACCGGGTCGACCGAAGCGGAAGGTTTCGACCACGAGAAGGCCCGCGAGGGCGCTCGACTGCTGCTCGAGGCGGTCGGCCGCGACCCCGACGCGCGCGGCGTCTCCGACACGTGGACGCGCCGCGTGCCGGCGATGTTCGAGACGCTCACCGAGGGCCGACGCGAGGCGGCGAAGCCGACCATGCGAACCTTCGAGGCGGAGACCGACGGACTCGTCATCAAGACGGGCATCCCGCTGTACAGCATGTGCGAGCACCACCTACTCCCTTTCTACGGGGTCGCACACGTCGCGTACAAACCCGAGGCGTCGATGGTCGGACTCTCGAAGCTCGTGCGTTACGTGCGGTGGCGGTCGCGGCGACTTACCACGCAAGAAGCGCTGACGAGCGGCATCGCAACCGGTCTGGCCGACGAACTCGAAGCCGAGGGGGTCGTCGTCGAGGTCACTGCGACGCACATGTGCGAGGCGATGCGGGGCGTCGAGACGGCGACGGCGACGACGACGCACGAATCGGTCGGTGAACTGTCGTCGGGTGACCGCGAGCGATTCCGCGAGTCGGTCCGAGACAGTGACTGGACTCCCGACGTGTTCTGA
- a CDS encoding Rid family detoxifying hydrolase, with amino-acid sequence MKRTISTDDAPAAVGAYSQATMNGDVLITAGQLPLTTDGELLDDESVGRQTEQCLDNVAAILESEGLSLDDVLKTTVYLDDIDDFDAFNESYGEYFDEDPPARSAVGAGAVPKGAAVEIEAIATTE; translated from the coding sequence GTGAAACGGACCATCAGCACCGACGACGCACCGGCGGCGGTCGGGGCGTACAGTCAGGCGACGATGAACGGCGACGTGCTCATCACCGCGGGTCAGCTTCCACTGACGACGGACGGAGAACTGCTCGACGACGAGTCCGTCGGCCGGCAGACCGAGCAGTGTCTCGACAACGTCGCGGCCATCCTCGAATCGGAGGGACTGTCGCTGGACGACGTCCTCAAGACGACGGTGTACCTCGACGACATCGACGACTTCGACGCGTTCAACGAGTCCTACGGCGAGTACTTCGACGAGGACCCGCCGGCGCGCAGCGCCGTCGGGGCCGGTGCCGTCCCGAAAGGTGCGGCGGTCGAAATCGAGGCCATCGCGACGACCGAGTAG
- a CDS encoding anthranilate synthase component II — protein MILIVDNYDSFAYNLVQYVGEFDDVVVRRNDAIDVAGISDLDPDGVVVSPGPGTPADAGVSVPVFRDLDYPTLGVCLGHQALCAANGGSVVHAPEVVHGKPSEVRHDGSALYDGVDDPFEVGRYHSLAVESGELPGALVETAYTNDERGVVMGVRHVDRPHLGVQFHPESILTDAGKRIVENFCSSIAGA, from the coding sequence ATGATACTCATCGTCGACAACTACGACTCGTTCGCGTACAACCTCGTCCAGTACGTCGGCGAGTTCGACGACGTCGTCGTCAGGCGCAACGACGCAATCGACGTCGCCGGAATCTCGGACCTCGACCCCGACGGAGTCGTCGTCTCGCCCGGGCCCGGAACCCCCGCCGACGCCGGCGTCTCCGTCCCCGTGTTCCGCGACCTCGACTATCCCACGCTGGGGGTCTGTCTCGGTCACCAGGCACTGTGCGCTGCAAACGGCGGGTCGGTCGTCCACGCCCCCGAGGTCGTTCACGGCAAACCCTCCGAGGTCCGCCACGACGGGTCGGCGCTGTACGACGGCGTCGACGACCCGTTCGAGGTGGGGCGTTACCACTCGCTGGCGGTCGAGAGCGGCGAGTTGCCCGGCGCTCTCGTCGAGACGGCGTACACGAACGACGAACGGGGCGTCGTGATGGGCGTGCGCCACGTCGACCGGCCGCATCTCGGCGTTCAGTTCCACCCCGAAAGCATCCTCACGGACGCGGGCAAGCGCATCGTCGAGAATTTCTGCTCGTCGATTGCGGGCGCCTGA
- a CDS encoding anthranilate synthase component I family protein, which produces MNQPSVVTERASFVGTAASAPVGARVPVEVRVTVSDPFEAYRRARDGDADGVFLETTGGQSGWGYFAVDPVERLQVAADAASPDGESPTVDAIDSLLDREDLVRGDCEVPYPCGAFGWLSYDVARELEDLPATTAPDGLPRLQLGVFDRVAAWEAPTEGDVRLRVTACPVVDEHESPAAAYEAGVEMANELAESALRGEPAVDSPPVATRRATFESGCGEAAFAERVRRVKEHVRDGDTFQTNVSHRLVAPAAVHPVETYDAVRRVNPAPYSGLLEFPGIDLVSASPELLLDVEGNRLSTEPIAGTRPRGGTVEADAELERDLTSDDKERAEHAMLVDLERNDLGKVSEYGSVDVTEYRRVDRYSEVMHLVSLVESRRREGVSIADAVAAVFPGGTITGAPKPRTMEIIDEVEASRRGPYTGSIGVFGFDDRATLNITIRTLVRRGGEYRLRVGAGIVHDSDPVSEYEETLDKARALVNAVDEALGERGSFAVESADTLEGAR; this is translated from the coding sequence ATGAACCAGCCGTCAGTCGTCACGGAGCGCGCATCGTTCGTCGGGACCGCGGCCTCGGCCCCGGTCGGGGCCCGGGTCCCCGTGGAGGTGAGGGTCACCGTCTCGGACCCCTTCGAGGCCTATCGTCGGGCCCGCGACGGCGACGCTGACGGGGTGTTCCTCGAGACGACCGGGGGACAGTCCGGTTGGGGATACTTCGCGGTCGACCCGGTCGAGCGCCTGCAGGTGGCCGCCGACGCGGCCTCGCCGGACGGGGAGAGTCCGACAGTCGACGCCATCGACTCGCTGCTCGACCGCGAGGACCTCGTCCGCGGGGACTGCGAGGTTCCGTACCCCTGCGGCGCGTTCGGCTGGCTCTCCTACGACGTCGCCCGGGAGCTAGAGGACCTGCCGGCGACGACGGCCCCGGACGGGCTCCCGCGACTCCAACTCGGCGTGTTCGACCGCGTCGCCGCCTGGGAGGCGCCGACCGAGGGCGACGTACGACTGCGGGTGACCGCCTGTCCCGTGGTCGACGAGCACGAGTCGCCCGCGGCGGCCTACGAGGCCGGCGTGGAGATGGCCAACGAACTGGCCGAATCCGCGCTCCGCGGGGAGCCGGCCGTCGACTCCCCGCCGGTCGCGACCCGACGGGCGACGTTCGAGAGCGGGTGCGGCGAGGCGGCGTTCGCCGAGCGGGTGCGTCGGGTGAAGGAGCACGTTCGTGACGGCGACACGTTTCAGACGAACGTGTCGCACCGGCTGGTCGCCCCCGCGGCCGTCCACCCGGTCGAGACGTACGACGCCGTGCGGCGTGTGAATCCGGCGCCGTACTCGGGCCTGCTCGAGTTCCCCGGTATCGACCTCGTCAGCGCCAGTCCCGAACTACTGCTAGATGTCGAGGGCAACCGTCTGTCGACGGAACCCATCGCGGGCACGCGACCGCGGGGCGGGACGGTCGAAGCCGACGCCGAACTGGAGCGCGACCTTACGAGCGACGACAAGGAGCGGGCCGAGCACGCGATGCTGGTCGACCTCGAGCGCAACGACCTCGGGAAGGTCAGCGAGTACGGTAGCGTCGACGTCACCGAGTACCGCCGGGTCGACCGCTACTCGGAAGTGATGCACCTCGTCTCGCTCGTGGAGAGCCGTCGCCGCGAGGGCGTGAGCATCGCCGACGCCGTCGCGGCCGTATTCCCGGGTGGGACGATTACCGGTGCGCCCAAACCCCGGACCATGGAGATTATCGACGAAGTGGAGGCGAGCCGCCGGGGCCCCTACACCGGGAGCATCGGCGTGTTCGGCTTCGACGACCGAGCGACGCTGAACATCACGATCCGGACGCTCGTCCGCCGCGGCGGCGAGTATCGCCTGCGCGTCGGCGCCGGTATCGTCCACGACTCCGACCCGGTCTCGGAGTACGAGGAGACGCTGGATAAGGCCCGGGCGCTCGTCAACGCCGTCGACGAGGCGCTCGGCGAGCGGGGGTCGTTCGCCGTCGAGTCCGCCGACACGCTCGAGGGGGCCCGGTGA
- a CDS encoding bifunctional methylenetetrahydrofolate dehydrogenase/methenyltetrahydrofolate cyclohydrolase, with protein sequence MTTIIDGKEIADRIRADVSDCAAHLADEGVTPGLATVLMSDDGASETYVSMKQRACEETGIEGIHRVLDPEASAETLLRQIDDFNDDPRVHGILVQMPVPDHVDSQAVLERVDPMKDVDGFHPENVGRLVTGNTRYKPCTPHGIQKLLEAADIETEGKDAVVVGRSDIVGKPMANLLVQKAPRGNATTTVCHSRTDDLAEKTRTADIVIAAAGVPEMITGDMLSEGCTVIDVGVNRVDAETEKGYELVGDVAFESASEKADVITPVPGGVGPMTIAMLMYNTVKAASLQSGVDVELP encoded by the coding sequence ATGACCACCATCATCGACGGAAAGGAGATTGCGGACCGAATACGGGCAGACGTATCGGACTGTGCGGCGCACCTCGCCGACGAAGGCGTGACCCCTGGACTCGCGACGGTCCTGATGAGCGACGACGGAGCCAGCGAGACCTACGTGTCGATGAAACAGCGGGCCTGCGAGGAGACCGGAATCGAGGGAATCCATCGGGTGCTCGACCCCGAGGCCTCGGCCGAGACCCTCCTCCGACAGATAGACGATTTCAACGACGACCCGAGGGTACACGGCATCCTCGTTCAGATGCCGGTACCGGACCACGTCGACTCTCAGGCCGTACTGGAACGCGTCGACCCGATGAAAGACGTAGACGGATTTCACCCCGAGAACGTCGGACGGCTCGTAACCGGGAACACTCGGTACAAGCCCTGTACTCCCCACGGAATCCAGAAGCTCCTCGAAGCCGCCGACATCGAAACCGAAGGGAAAGACGCGGTCGTCGTCGGCCGGTCCGACATCGTGGGGAAGCCGATGGCGAACCTCCTCGTCCAGAAAGCGCCGCGGGGCAACGCCACCACGACGGTCTGTCACTCCCGCACCGACGACCTCGCAGAGAAGACCCGAACGGCCGACATCGTGATCGCCGCGGCGGGCGTCCCCGAGATGATCACCGGCGACATGCTTTCGGAGGGCTGTACGGTAATCGACGTCGGCGTCAACAGAGTCGACGCCGAGACGGAGAAGGGGTACGAACTGGTCGGTGACGTAGCGTTCGAGAGCGCGAGCGAGAAAGCGGACGTCATCACTCCCGTCCCCGGCGGTGTCGGTCCCATGACCATCGCGATGCTGATGTACAACACCGTCAAGGCGGCGAGCCTGCAGTCGGGCGTCGACGTCGAACTCCCCTGA